One window of the Salvia splendens isolate huo1 chromosome 1, SspV2, whole genome shotgun sequence genome contains the following:
- the LOC121811119 gene encoding NAD kinase 2, chloroplastic-like, translated as MAASSCYFSYNHRNCLCQFLMNRAVGTLSFCRQLSSCGRASGLGLSKWKKQRWMEPERRRSVLLVSSQFSSSLSVDIGLDSQSNYAYDSSHLPWAGPLPGDIAEVEAYCRIFRAAERFHNALMDALCNPVTGECSVSYDVPSEDKPLLEEKIVSVLGCMVCLLNKGREDVLVGRSSIMNSFRDLDKSAMDDKLPPLANFRYEMKSYCESLHVALENYLMPGDDRSLNVWRKLQRLKNVSYDSGFPRGDNQPCQTLIANWSPVTTKEEAQADDMAVAFWKGGQVTEESLKWLMEKGFRTIIDLREETVKDNFYESVLYEAILSGKIELIKIPVEVGNAPSVEQVEQFAAIVSDSSKKPIYVHSKEGKKRTSSLISRWRRYINHIKSTNRRVITSDNGAEDIQEIEGSDISMKPKGGMPSHTVNGSVPQKSDNSHASAVAFNDFETSSAQTQSQSTMGLNSSLRTDNPAGISVSGLESTGDLYKDVKPMESQIPPIDIFSRKEMSNFLRNKKISPGTYFSHEQRRLEMQSALQYKYNGTPLKKESYSSSTLNQVEAMNESAGSILLTSGPQSTTINNGSYQKPSILSRTITFPDKGNNGAKSKENGSVMTSNDLSKNPMSVMVTVQNGSDVESYLSSDDENLDMIEQNMCASATGVVRVQSRKKAEMFLVRTDGFSCSREKVTESSLAFSHPSTQQQMLLWKSAPKTVLLLKKLGLELMEEAKEVASFLYHQEKMNVLVEPEVHDVFARIPGFGFVQTFYSQDTSDLHERVDLVACLGGDGVILHASNLFRGAVPPVVSFNLGSLGFLTSHTFDDYKGDLRQVIHGNNTTDGVYITLRMRLRCEIFRNGRAVPGKIFDVLNEIVVDRGSNPYLSKIECYEHDRLITKVQGDGVIVATPTGSTAYSTAAGGSMVHPNVPCMLFTPICPHSLSFRPVILPDSARLELKIPEDARSNAWVSFDGKRRQQLSRGYSVRISMSQHPLPTVNKCDQTGDWFRSLIRCLNWNERLDQKAL; from the exons ATGGCGGCATCGAGCTGTTATTTTTCGTATAATCATCGTAACTGCCTCTGCCAATTCCTCATGAATCGGGCAGTTGGAACGCTCTCCTTTTGCCGTCAGCTCAGCAGCTGTGGCAGAGCTTCCGGGCTCGGGCTGAGCAAGTGGAAGAAGCAGCGATGGATGGAGCCGGAACGACGCCGTTCGGTGCTGCTAGTCAGTTCTCAGTTCTCCAGCTCTTTGTCAGTTGACATTGGCTTGGATTCTCAG AGTAACTATGCCTATGATTCATCACATTTGCCGTGGGCTGGACCTCTCCCGGGGGATATTGCAGAAGTCGAGGCTTACTGTAGGATCTTTAGAGCTGCGGAACGGTTTCACAATGCTTTGATGGATGCATTGTGCAATCCGGTGACTGGAGAATGTAGTGTCTCATACGATGTGCCATCGGAGGATAAGCCGTTACTGGAAGAGAAGATAGTGTCGGTTCTTGGTTGCATGGTTTGTCTTCTAAATAAGGGAAGGGAAGACGTCCTTGTGGGACGATCATCCATCATGAATTCATTTCGGGACTTGGACAAAAGTGCGATGGATGATAAGCTCCCACCACTTGCAAATTTTCGCTATGAGATGAAAAGTTATTGCGAAAGTTTGCATGTTGCCTTAGAGAATTACTTGATGCCTGGTGACGATAGAAGCTTAAATGTTTGGAGAAAATTGCAGAGATTGAAAAATGTCAGCTATGATTCTGGATTTCCGCGAGGAGATAATCAACCTTGCCAGACATTGATAGCAAATTGGAGTCCTGTTACCACCAAAGAGGAAGCACAGGCAGATGACATGGCTGTTGCGTTTTGGAAGGGTGGTCAGGTCACAGAAGAAAGTTTAAAGTGGCTTATGGAGAAAGGATTCAGAACCATTATAGACCTCAGAGAAGAAACAGTGAAGGACAATTTTTATGAGTCTGTACTGTATGAAGCTATTTTGTCTGGGAAGATTGAACTGATCAAAATTCCAGTCGAAGTAGGGAATGCACCTTCGGTGGAGCAGGTTGAGCAGTTTGCTGCTATAGTGTCGGATTCAAGCAAAAAGCCTATATATGTACACAGTAAGGAAGGAAAGAAGAGGACCTCTTCTCTGATTTCTAGGTGGAGGCGGTACATCAACCATATTAAGTCTACAAATAGAAGAGTCATTACCAGTGATAATGGAGCGGAAGATATTCAAGAAATTGAGGGTTCTGATATTTCAATGAAGCCAAAAGGAGGTATGCCGTCTCATACTGTGAATGGATCTGTCCCACAGAAATCAGATAACTCTCATGCTTCTGCAGTTGCATTCAATGATTTTGAAACTTCATCCGCACAAACACAATCGCAAAGCACCATGGGATTGAATAGTTCTTTAAGAACTGATAATCCTGCTGGGATCTCTGTTAGTGGTTTAGAATCAACTGGCGACTTATATAAAGATGTGAAACCAATGGAGTCTCAAATACCTCCTATTGATATCTTCTCTAGAAAAGAAATGTCCAACTTTTTGCGAAATAAAAAGATATCACCAGGAACGTACTTCAGTCATGAACAGCGAAGATTGGAGATGCAGTCTGCTTTACAGTACAAGTACAATGGGACTCCCTTGAAGAAAGAATCGTACTCTAGTTCAACCCTCAATCAAGTAGAGGCTATGAACGAATCAGCTGGCAGCATATTATTAACATCAGGTCCTCAAAGTACAACCATCAATAACGGATCGTATCAAAAGCCCAGCATTCTTTCAAGAACTATAACTTTCCCTGATAAAGGCAATAATGGTGCGAAGAGCAAGGAAAATGGTTCAGTAATGACAAGCAATGACCTCAGTAAGAATCCCATGTCTGTGATGGTTACTGTCCAGAATGGAAGTGATGTTGAAAGCTACCTTTCTTCAGATGATGAAAACCTGGATATGATTGAACAAAATATGTGTGCTTCAGCAACTGGTGTTGTAAGAGTGCAGTCAAGAAAGAAAGCAGAGATGTTCTTAGTTAGAACAGATGGATTTTCTTGCAGTAGAGAAAAGGTAACTGAATCTTCCTTGGCGTTCTCTCATCCTAGCACTCAGCAACAGATGCTTTTGTGGAAGTCTGCCCCAAAGACTGTATTGTTATTAAAGAAGCTGGGCCTAGAACTCATGGAAGAAGCTAAAGAG GTTGCTTCTTTCTTATATCACCAAGAGAAGATGAATGTTCTTGTCGAACCTGAGGTTCATGATGTGTTTGCTAGGATTCCCGGATTTGGGTTTGTCCAGACATTCTACAGCCAAGATACAAG TGATCTCCATGAGAGGGTTGATCTTGTTGCTTGTTTGGGAGGAGACGGGGTCATACTACATGCATCAAATTTGTTCAGAGGGGCTGTTCCGCCTGTTGTCTCGTTTAATCTTGGATCCTTAGGATTTCTGACTTCTCACACT TTTGATGATTATAAGGGTGATCTAAGGCAAGTGATTCATGGGAACAACACTACTGATGGAGTCTACATAACTCTTAGAATGCGTCTCCGCTGTGAAATATTTCGAAATGGTAGAGCTGTGCCTGGAAAGATATTTGATGTCCTCAATGAAATTGTAGTTGATCGTGGTTCTAATCCATATCTTTCAAAAATCGAGTGTTATGAACATGATCGCCTCATAACTAAG GTGCAAGGTGATGGAGTCATAGTTGCAACTCCTACTGGAAGTACAGCTTATTCCACAGCTGCTGGAGGTTCTATG GTTCATCCGAATGTTCCATGCATGCTCTTTACTCCAATTTGTCCACATTCTCTCTCATTCAGACCAGTTATACTTCCAGATTCTGCTAGACTGGAATTGAAG ATTCCTGAAGATGCACGAAGCAATGCTTGGGTATCGTTTGATGGGAAGAGAAGGCAACAGCTCTCTAGAGGTTATTCTGTCCGGATATCCATGAGCCAACACCCACTCCCAACTGTGAATAAGTGTGACCAAACAGGTGATTGGTTCCGGAGCTTGATCCGTTGCTTGAACTGGAATGAAAGATTAGACCAGAAAGCCCTTTGA
- the LOC121803055 gene encoding 1-aminocyclopropane-1-carboxylate oxidase 5-like: MAIPVIDFSKTEGEERSKTLAEIAHCCEEWGFFQLVNHGISEELLERVKKVASECYKVERKAGFGESEPVKKLKELMEKDSCDERIDDVDWEDVFLLTDHNAHQWPSKTAGFRETMKEYRSELKKLAVRVMETMDENLGLPKGYMKKAFSGGKEEEEEEDAAFFGTKVSHYPPCPKPEKVAGLRAHTDAGGVILLFQDDEVESLQILKDGVWLDVQPLKNAIVINTGDQVEVLSNGRYKSVWHRILATPHGNRRSIASFYNPSAEATIHPAPQLLAEEAEAEYPRFVFGDYMSVYAEQKFLPKEPRFQAVKAV, translated from the exons ATGGCAATTCCGGTGATTGATTTTTCGAAGACggagggagaggagaggagcAAGACACTTGCTGAGATTGCTCATTGTTGTGAAGAGTGGGGATTCTTTCAG TTGGTGAATCATGGGATATCTGAGGAGCTGTTGGAGAGGGTGAAGAAGGTGGCGTCGGAATGCTACAAGGTGGAGAGAAAGGCCGGTTTCGGGGAGTCGGAGCCGGTGAAGAAGCTGAAGGAATTGATGGAGAAGGATAGTTGTGATGAGAGGATTGATGATGTTGATTGGGAAGATGTGTTTTTGCTCACTGATCACAATGCTCATCAATGGCCTTCCAAAACTGCTGGCTTCAG GGAGACCATGAAGGAATACAGAAGTGAACTGAAGAAACTGGCTGTGAGAGTGATGGAAACAATGGATGAAAACTTAGGCCTCCCAAAAGGGTATATGAAAAAAGCATTCAGTGgcggaaaagaagaagaagaagaagaagatgcagCCTTTTTCGGGACGAAAGTGAGCCACTACCCACCGTGCCCGAAGCCAGAGAAGGTGGCCGGGCTGAGGGCGCACACGGACGCAGGAGGGGTGATACTTCTATTCCAAGATGATGAGGTGGAGTCCCTCCAAATCTTGAAAGATGGAGTGTGGTTGGACGTTCAGCCACTCAAAAACGCCATAGTCATCAACACCGGTGATCAGGTGGAGGTGCTGAGCAATGGGAGGTACAAGAGCGTCTGGCACCGCATTCTCGCCACACCACACGGCAACAGAAGGTCCATTGCCTCCTTCTACAACCCCTCTGCTGAGGCCACCATCCACCCGGCCCCTCAGCTGCTCGCTGAGGAGGCCGAGGCCGAGTATCCTAGGTTCGTGTTTGGAGACTACATGTCTGTTTATGCTGAGCAGAAGTTTCTTCCAAAAGAACCCAGGTTCCAAGCTGTCAAAGCAGTTTAA